One segment of Pontibacter akesuensis DNA contains the following:
- a CDS encoding gliding motility-associated C-terminal domain-containing protein → MKHFLLLLIFMCCVALSARATHIVGGEFEMQHTTGYNYKLTLNLYFDVVNGSAGARDNYVSVNIFSKATNRLISRQDMFLNKVTRVPYTNIDCTVGELRTDKLVYDKEIYLAPSIYNEPEGYYVVWERCCRNRTINNIENPEGAAQTFYMEFPPVTRNGEFYENSSPTLLPPLSDYACVGELFYVELDATDPDGDSLVYDMVTPLNGYIQSTQPAYYNTQVYPPIYTQQPNPAPYAPIRWLPGYGVSNQINGSPPISIDVKTGLLTMRPAQKGLFVFGVRVQEYRNKVKIGEIRRDFQVLVLDCPTNDSPKVLAKEQSKKGFYREGDILRINSTDASRCLSVLFTDPDRSEYIELRARPVNFSSSDYSFQGLTSGTINQGAASDTLRATLCFNECFDTEGKVYLMDLIVKDDGCSLPRQDTVRVSFIVEPLPDAPPTLSLSTNRRVFEVREGDQLNFDVLGIDPDNDIVSLSLLPKNFTVGAEGIQFTNKTAEGRVSSPFVWNVTCETLKQESYLLDFEVRSTVCGKEKVRTESIEVRTISNNNKPTIGTDQVTKVIELEVGKPFDASIFGRDIDLDRLSLSAAGQGFELAAYGMDFPVTNGVGEVASVFTWTPTCEAVGKGNLKVDFNLQEDACDAAANQTLTLEFVIKAPNNAPTLASDKNVNTFALKLNEAFEANFEGLDIDANNLIITAVGDGFNLADYGMVFTSINGTGKANGKFTWLANCPATEQEMLRVNFILQEDACDPNPQQITMDFKVEAPKVADYIPANIFTPNNDGLNDYFEVPELPSEFCSATFTSIRVFNRWGKEVYSSISSDFKWDGKGVNDGVYFYLIDYGTTSYKGSVTLVR, encoded by the coding sequence ATGAAGCACTTCTTACTCCTCCTAATTTTTATGTGCTGCGTTGCCCTCAGCGCCAGAGCGACACACATTGTGGGCGGCGAGTTTGAGATGCAGCACACAACAGGGTATAACTATAAACTTACCCTTAACCTGTATTTCGACGTGGTAAACGGCAGCGCGGGTGCCCGTGACAATTACGTGTCTGTCAACATCTTTAGCAAAGCCACCAACCGCCTGATTTCCAGACAGGATATGTTCCTGAACAAGGTGACCAGGGTTCCCTACACTAATATTGACTGTACCGTTGGTGAGCTGCGAACTGATAAACTGGTGTATGACAAAGAAATTTACCTGGCTCCCTCTATCTATAATGAGCCGGAGGGATATTACGTAGTGTGGGAAAGGTGCTGCCGTAACCGTACCATCAACAACATTGAAAATCCTGAGGGAGCCGCCCAGACCTTTTACATGGAGTTCCCTCCGGTTACCAGAAACGGCGAGTTCTACGAAAACTCCTCTCCTACGCTGCTTCCCCCTTTAAGCGATTATGCCTGTGTGGGCGAGCTATTTTATGTGGAGTTGGATGCCACTGACCCGGACGGTGATTCCCTGGTATACGACATGGTGACTCCGCTCAACGGTTACATTCAGTCGACCCAGCCTGCATACTATAACACACAGGTTTACCCTCCGATTTACACGCAGCAGCCAAACCCGGCTCCTTACGCTCCAATCCGCTGGTTACCGGGCTATGGTGTAAGCAATCAGATAAATGGTTCGCCACCCATCAGTATAGATGTAAAGACGGGTCTGCTTACCATGCGACCCGCACAGAAAGGTCTTTTTGTTTTCGGTGTGCGGGTACAGGAGTATCGCAACAAAGTGAAAATAGGTGAGATTCGCCGTGACTTCCAGGTACTGGTACTCGATTGCCCGACAAACGACTCGCCAAAGGTGCTGGCGAAAGAGCAAAGCAAGAAAGGCTTTTACAGGGAAGGCGACATCCTGCGCATCAACTCAACCGATGCGAGCCGCTGCCTTAGCGTCCTTTTCACTGACCCGGACAGGAGTGAGTACATCGAACTGCGTGCCCGCCCTGTTAATTTCTCTAGCTCAGACTATTCTTTCCAGGGCCTCACAAGCGGCACCATAAACCAAGGTGCAGCATCCGACACGTTAAGAGCCACCTTGTGTTTTAACGAATGCTTCGACACCGAGGGCAAAGTATACCTCATGGACCTCATCGTGAAGGACGACGGTTGCAGCCTTCCCAGGCAGGATACGGTGCGGGTAAGCTTTATAGTGGAACCCCTACCCGATGCCCCTCCCACACTTTCGCTTTCCACTAACCGGCGGGTATTCGAGGTGCGCGAGGGAGACCAGCTTAATTTTGATGTTTTGGGAATAGATCCTGACAACGATATAGTCTCCCTGAGCCTGCTGCCGAAAAACTTCACTGTCGGAGCAGAGGGAATTCAGTTTACGAACAAGACTGCCGAAGGGCGGGTTTCCTCTCCTTTCGTATGGAACGTCACCTGCGAAACCCTTAAACAGGAATCTTACCTGCTGGACTTTGAAGTACGCTCAACTGTCTGTGGGAAAGAGAAGGTGCGCACAGAGTCGATTGAAGTACGAACCATATCCAACAACAACAAGCCTACTATTGGCACCGACCAGGTTACAAAAGTAATTGAACTGGAGGTGGGCAAGCCCTTTGATGCCAGCATTTTCGGAAGGGACATAGACCTCGACAGGCTATCGCTGTCAGCCGCTGGCCAGGGCTTTGAACTTGCAGCCTATGGCATGGACTTCCCGGTTACGAACGGTGTTGGCGAAGTGGCAAGCGTCTTCACCTGGACTCCAACTTGCGAAGCTGTCGGGAAAGGAAACCTGAAGGTTGATTTCAACTTGCAGGAAGATGCCTGTGACGCGGCTGCTAACCAGACCCTGACACTTGAGTTTGTCATCAAAGCTCCTAATAACGCACCTACTCTGGCCTCAGATAAGAACGTAAACACCTTTGCGCTGAAGTTGAACGAAGCCTTTGAGGCGAATTTTGAAGGATTGGACATTGACGCAAATAACCTTATCATCACAGCTGTTGGCGATGGGTTCAACCTGGCAGATTACGGAATGGTGTTTACAAGTATAAATGGAACAGGCAAGGCGAATGGTAAATTTACGTGGTTGGCCAACTGCCCGGCCACAGAGCAGGAAATGCTTCGGGTAAACTTTATACTCCAGGAAGATGCCTGCGACCCTAATCCTCAGCAGATCACCATGGACTTTAAAGTGGAAGCTCCGAAAGTAGCGGATTATATTCCAGCCAATATATTCACGCCGAATAACGATGGCTTAAACGATTACTTCGAGGTGCCTGAGCTGCCATCAGAATTCTGTTCTGCCACATTCACAAGCATCCGGGTTTTTAACCGCTGGGGCAAAGAAGTATACAGCAGCATCTCCAGCGATTTTAAATGGGATGGAAAAGGCGTAAACGACGGTGTTTACTTTTACCTGATTGACTACGGCACCACCTCCTATAAGGGAAGCGTCACGTTGGTTCGGTAG
- a CDS encoding DUF2147 domain-containing protein — translation MKKHLLTLVVLMLFASSAWAQKLSPLGIWTNEEGKARFEIYQCGDKLCGKLVTLKEPLRNGKPKLDENNPEKKLQSRPLVGLEFLKGFEYEGGNKWDDGTIYDPESGKTYSAYMKMLGKDKMEVKGYIGISLIGRSQTWTRVK, via the coding sequence ATGAAAAAGCATCTCTTAACACTTGTAGTGCTCATGCTGTTCGCTTCCAGCGCATGGGCTCAGAAATTGTCGCCTCTTGGCATCTGGACGAACGAGGAAGGCAAAGCGCGGTTTGAAATCTACCAGTGCGGCGATAAACTCTGTGGTAAGCTTGTAACCCTGAAGGAGCCTTTGCGCAACGGAAAGCCCAAGCTGGATGAAAACAACCCGGAAAAAAAATTGCAGAGCCGGCCGCTTGTCGGGCTGGAGTTTTTGAAGGGCTTTGAATATGAAGGCGGCAATAAGTGGGACGATGGCACGATTTACGATCCGGAGAGCGGCAAAACGTACTCTGCCTATATGAAGATGCTCGGCAAAGACAAAATGGAAGTGAAAGGATATATAGGCATATCGCTTATTGGCCGCTCCCAAACCTGGACGCGCGTGAAATAG
- a CDS encoding C40 family peptidase, with protein MKKSVILMLSSLVPLCFLFILQPQHFAKAEQPENSEISAQPTYEMESTEVESVADDYSPVYMDSKDPLQDQLISYAMTLMGTPYIYTGMSRDGFDCSGFTTFVFAEHNIQIPHSSRMQAEQGQHVPREMSRPGDLVIFTGTNPEVREPGHVGIVISQPGDTIEFIHSSSNGGVKISQVEGTRYDIRFLDVRRVL; from the coding sequence ATGAAAAAATCTGTGATATTGATGTTGTCGTCGCTTGTACCGCTTTGCTTCCTTTTTATACTTCAGCCTCAGCATTTTGCCAAGGCTGAGCAACCAGAGAACAGTGAAATTTCTGCACAGCCTACGTATGAAATGGAATCAACTGAAGTAGAGAGTGTAGCAGATGATTATTCGCCGGTTTATATGGATTCGAAGGACCCGCTGCAAGACCAATTGATTTCCTATGCCATGACGTTGATGGGGACTCCTTACATTTATACCGGCATGAGCCGCGATGGATTTGATTGTTCCGGTTTTACAACTTTTGTTTTCGCCGAGCACAACATACAGATTCCTCATTCTTCGCGCATGCAGGCAGAACAGGGGCAGCATGTGCCCCGTGAGATGTCCCGCCCTGGAGACCTGGTTATTTTTACCGGAACCAACCCAGAGGTGCGCGAGCCAGGGCATGTTGGCATCGTTATTTCCCAACCGGGCGATACAATTGAATTCATACATTCATCATCTAACGGTGGCGTGAAGATAAGCCAGGTGGAGGGCACCCGGTATGACATCCGCTTTTTGGATGTAAGGCGCGTGCTGTAG
- a CDS encoding ubiquitin family protein: MYKIIIKKKVAMFSTDGMILNHDFEHGRLELTFSGKMELEEFQSSCLRALDYASNAYVWSWLVDLQDTPLLDDAQETWLATELLPVLMVRMGAGILLAVVISEESYQELFLNVGEQGLQSCNSFISIRTFCDVQKAREWLGNQRISNAS, translated from the coding sequence TTGTATAAGATTATTATAAAAAAGAAGGTAGCAATGTTTAGCACGGATGGGATGATACTGAATCATGATTTTGAGCATGGAAGGCTGGAGTTAACGTTTTCAGGTAAAATGGAGTTGGAGGAATTTCAATCTAGTTGCCTTCGCGCCTTAGATTATGCTTCCAATGCCTATGTTTGGAGCTGGCTTGTTGACCTCCAGGACACACCCTTGCTTGACGATGCGCAGGAAACATGGCTTGCTACAGAGCTTTTGCCCGTACTAATGGTGCGGATGGGAGCAGGCATCCTGCTGGCTGTTGTTATTTCGGAAGAAAGCTACCAGGAGCTGTTCCTTAATGTGGGGGAGCAGGGATTGCAAAGCTGCAATTCTTTTATCAGTATCCGTACATTCTGTGATGTGCAGAAGGCGAGGGAGTGGCTGGGGAATCAGAGGATATCAAACGCCTCCTAG
- a CDS encoding M61 family metallopeptidase: MLRHNQFKISLLLTLFLTFGSAAAALAAELRYTLSMPEPHTHYFEVEAELSGAKKKYVDFTMPVWAPGSYLIREFPKNVESFQATDKSGSTLRSEKIDKNTWRVYSNRADVVRVKYDVYAYELSVRTSFLDASHGYVNGTSIFMYPEGYQDLNGTLVVKPYTGWTTVSTGLKSTGKFTYTFPNYDILADSPLEIGTHKVLTFTAAGVPHEVAMYGEGNYEEQRLLADMKKVVEEAVEVFGELPVERYVFIVHNLERGGGGLEHLNSTTLQTSRLNYGTESGYTGFLSLVAHEYFHLWNVKRLRPLALGPFDYNKENYTTLLWVSEGITSYYDDLIVHRADFTSVDRYLAVVAGSINSVENTPGNKVQSVAEASFDAWIKYYRRNENSNNAEVSYYTKGGVLGHLLNMEVMEATKGEKSLDDVMRYMYQRYYKDLKRGYTEEEFKQGLQKVAGRNFDAFFRDFVNGTKTPDYNAYFDAAGLQLVNTNEGSNAINLGASTAMSGGKLLVRGVNRGSSAWEGGLNVNDEIVSVNGARAGDDLERRLASMNVGDTVKVVVSRDGILQTLDVKLLKDQSVRYQFMRVNNPTETQQKIFNKWLEISNG; this comes from the coding sequence ATGCTCAGACACAACCAATTCAAGATTTCACTTCTTCTCACCCTTTTTCTAACTTTCGGATCTGCCGCCGCTGCCCTTGCAGCAGAGTTACGCTATACCCTCTCCATGCCCGAACCGCACACGCACTACTTTGAAGTAGAGGCAGAGCTAAGCGGAGCAAAAAAGAAGTATGTCGATTTTACCATGCCCGTATGGGCACCAGGGTCTTACCTTATCCGTGAATTTCCGAAAAACGTAGAAAGCTTTCAGGCCACTGATAAGTCCGGGAGCACGCTTCGCAGTGAGAAAATAGACAAAAACACGTGGCGCGTGTACAGCAACAGGGCTGATGTGGTGCGCGTGAAGTATGATGTATATGCCTATGAATTAAGTGTGCGCACCAGTTTCCTGGATGCCTCCCATGGCTACGTAAACGGCACCAGCATCTTTATGTATCCAGAAGGATACCAGGATCTGAACGGCACCCTGGTGGTAAAGCCGTATACTGGCTGGACCACCGTTTCCACTGGCTTGAAAAGCACGGGCAAGTTTACGTATACTTTCCCCAATTACGATATACTCGCCGACTCCCCTTTGGAAATTGGTACTCACAAAGTGCTAACCTTTACCGCGGCGGGTGTTCCCCACGAAGTGGCCATGTATGGCGAAGGCAATTACGAGGAGCAGCGCCTGTTAGCCGATATGAAAAAGGTGGTTGAGGAGGCTGTTGAAGTTTTTGGAGAGCTACCCGTAGAGCGTTATGTGTTTATAGTGCATAACCTGGAGCGTGGAGGAGGCGGTCTGGAGCACCTGAACTCCACTACTTTACAGACATCTCGCCTGAATTACGGCACCGAATCAGGCTATACTGGTTTTTTAAGCTTAGTTGCCCATGAGTACTTCCACCTGTGGAATGTTAAGCGCCTGCGCCCTCTGGCGTTAGGCCCGTTCGACTATAACAAAGAAAATTACACGACCCTGCTTTGGGTATCAGAGGGCATTACCAGTTACTACGATGACCTGATTGTGCATCGCGCTGATTTCACCTCCGTAGACCGTTACCTGGCTGTTGTAGCCGGCAGCATCAACTCTGTTGAAAACACACCTGGAAACAAAGTACAATCTGTGGCAGAAGCCAGTTTCGATGCCTGGATCAAATACTACCGCCGCAACGAGAACTCCAACAATGCTGAAGTTTCTTACTATACGAAAGGCGGTGTGCTGGGCCACTTGCTGAACATGGAGGTGATGGAAGCCACAAAAGGGGAAAAGAGCCTGGACGACGTGATGCGTTACATGTACCAGCGCTACTACAAAGACCTAAAGCGCGGCTATACAGAAGAGGAGTTTAAGCAAGGGCTTCAGAAAGTAGCCGGCCGTAATTTCGATGCATTCTTCCGCGACTTTGTGAACGGTACTAAAACACCTGATTACAATGCGTATTTCGATGCCGCTGGGCTGCAGTTGGTAAACACCAACGAGGGCAGCAACGCGATCAACTTGGGCGCATCAACCGCCATGTCGGGAGGCAAGCTGCTGGTGCGTGGGGTTAACCGTGGGAGCAGTGCCTGGGAAGGCGGACTAAATGTAAACGATGAGATCGTCTCTGTGAATGGTGCACGTGCAGGCGATGATTTGGAGCGCCGTCTGGCAAGTATGAACGTGGGAGATACGGTAAAAGTAGTTGTGTCACGCGACGGCATACTGCAGACCCTGGATGTAAAGCTGTTGAAGGACCAGAGCGTTCGCTACCAGTTTATGCGTGTCAACAACCCTACTGAAACACAGCAGAAGATATTTAACAAGTGGCTGGAAATTAGCAACGGTTAA
- a CDS encoding Glu/Leu/Phe/Val family dehydrogenase — protein MGNNTNEGKKFLDSVYQFFDHAASYSRLDQGILAQIKAPNSVYKVSFPVEIEGKVEVFEGIRVQHSHHKLPSKGGIRFSMQVDEDEVKALAMLMTFKCAVVDVPFGGAKGGVKINPRTSSVKTLEKVTRRYAAELIKKNLIGPGMDVPAPDYGTGSREMAWIADTYQALKYGETNALGCVTGKPVGQGGIRGRAEATGLGIYFGLRETLADAELLQGKGLEGNTMEGKRIIVQGLGNVGYHAAFFCQQDGAIITGIAEREGGIYNENGIDVKEAFKHRSENGSILNFKDCKNFDNSNEMLELECDILIPAALENVIHIDNAANIKAKIVAEGANGPVTREAEEVLLKNGIVIIPDLYLNAGGVTVSYFEWLKNLSNVRFGRMGKRAEEASYRRLVNAIETSSGKSITAQERALLTQGSDEISLVRSGLEDTMINAYHEIRDVMVQKNIPDLRTAAFLTAIEKIGVSYESLGIFP, from the coding sequence ATGGGAAACAATACCAATGAAGGCAAAAAATTCTTAGACAGTGTCTACCAGTTTTTTGACCATGCAGCCAGCTATTCCAGATTGGACCAGGGCATTCTGGCCCAGATAAAAGCGCCGAACAGTGTGTACAAAGTATCCTTTCCGGTAGAGATAGAAGGCAAAGTAGAGGTTTTCGAGGGCATACGGGTGCAGCACAGCCATCACAAACTTCCGTCTAAGGGCGGTATCCGCTTTAGCATGCAGGTGGATGAAGATGAAGTTAAAGCACTGGCGATGTTGATGACCTTTAAGTGCGCTGTGGTTGATGTACCTTTCGGAGGCGCAAAAGGCGGCGTTAAGATCAACCCCCGTACCAGCTCTGTGAAGACGCTTGAAAAAGTGACCAGACGCTATGCGGCCGAGTTGATCAAGAAAAATCTTATAGGCCCGGGAATGGATGTGCCGGCACCGGATTACGGCACGGGTAGCCGCGAAATGGCCTGGATAGCAGATACGTACCAGGCCCTGAAGTATGGCGAAACGAATGCTTTGGGCTGCGTGACCGGGAAGCCGGTAGGCCAGGGCGGTATCAGAGGACGTGCAGAGGCAACGGGTCTGGGCATCTACTTCGGTTTGCGTGAAACCCTGGCTGATGCTGAGCTACTGCAAGGCAAAGGCCTGGAGGGGAATACCATGGAAGGAAAACGCATTATAGTGCAGGGGCTTGGCAACGTGGGCTACCATGCGGCTTTCTTCTGCCAGCAGGACGGCGCCATCATCACCGGTATCGCCGAACGCGAGGGCGGCATCTACAACGAAAATGGCATCGATGTAAAAGAAGCCTTCAAGCACCGCAGCGAAAACGGCTCTATACTTAACTTTAAAGACTGCAAAAACTTTGACAACTCCAATGAAATGCTGGAGTTGGAGTGTGACATACTTATACCTGCAGCACTGGAAAATGTAATTCACATTGATAATGCCGCAAACATAAAGGCCAAGATTGTAGCCGAAGGTGCCAACGGACCAGTTACGCGGGAGGCAGAAGAGGTGTTGCTAAAGAATGGCATCGTGATTATCCCTGACCTATACCTGAACGCGGGAGGTGTGACAGTGTCTTACTTCGAGTGGCTAAAGAATCTTTCTAATGTTCGTTTTGGACGTATGGGCAAGCGCGCAGAGGAAGCAAGCTACCGCCGCCTGGTAAACGCCATTGAAACGAGCTCCGGCAAAAGCATAACGGCGCAGGAAAGAGCCCTGCTGACACAAGGATCGGATGAAATAAGTTTGGTACGCTCTGGTTTGGAAGATACGATGATCAATGCCTATCACGAAATAAGAGACGTGATGGTGCAGAAAAACATTCCTGATTTAAGGACGGCTGCCTTTCTAACGGCGATAGAAAAGATAGGTGTGAGTTATGAGTCGCTGGGAATCTTCCCTTGA
- a CDS encoding FKBP-type peptidyl-prolyl cis-trans isomerase, protein MDLKEKISYIIGRDMAANLKKQGLEVEPESFMKGFKEIEAGTASSLSQQEVQEAMMALQQEMAQKQDASGGENKAAGEAFLAQNKNKEGVKTLASGLQYEVLQEGNGKSPSASDTVTTHYHGTLIDGTTFDSSYERGQPATFPVNGVIAGWTEALQMMKEGSKWRLYIPANLAYGAQGAGDVIGPNSTLIFDVELLQVK, encoded by the coding sequence ATGGATTTAAAAGAGAAAATCAGTTACATCATTGGCCGCGACATGGCTGCCAACTTAAAAAAGCAAGGCCTGGAAGTGGAGCCTGAGTCATTCATGAAAGGTTTTAAGGAAATAGAAGCAGGCACTGCCTCCTCTCTTTCGCAGCAGGAAGTGCAGGAGGCCATGATGGCACTGCAGCAGGAAATGGCACAGAAGCAGGATGCATCGGGAGGCGAAAACAAAGCGGCCGGAGAAGCGTTCCTTGCCCAGAATAAAAATAAAGAAGGTGTGAAAACGCTGGCAAGCGGGCTACAGTACGAAGTGCTGCAGGAAGGAAACGGCAAATCTCCATCTGCCAGCGACACAGTGACTACGCACTACCACGGCACCCTGATCGACGGCACTACCTTCGACTCCTCCTACGAGCGGGGCCAACCAGCGACTTTCCCGGTAAACGGCGTGATCGCTGGCTGGACAGAAGCATTGCAAATGATGAAGGAAGGGTCTAAATGGAGGCTTTATATTCCGGCTAACCTGGCATATGGGGCACAGGGCGCTGGCGATGTGATCGGGCCAAATTCCACCTTGATCTTTGATGTGGAGCTGCTTCAAGTAAAGTAA
- a CDS encoding FMN-binding glutamate synthase family protein, producing MATSINVRRTLSYVFFAGYLLILAASILNRQMLWLLLLLAPLHLVYFYNVRQSRHSLLRNYPLLGYLRYFFESIRPEFRQYFFESDLDGKPFSRRQRSIVYQRAKNQRQTVPFGMQSNSQEVGYEWIAHTMFPSHVKAESLRVTIGSSRCKQPYSASIYNISAMSYGSLSKTAISALSAGAKLGGFAHNTGEGGVSPFHLEGGGDLIWQIGTGYFGCRDKNGNFSEELFRLQVVHPSIKMVEIKLSQGAKPGHGGILPAAKNTPEIAAIRKVEPYTTVASPPAHNAFQDQFTLLLYIEKLRVLSDGKPIGIKVCIGNKQEFERLCQEMMHNRIFPDFITIDGAEGGTGAAPLEFTDSLGMPLYDALAFVQNTLRKYGLREEIKLIAAGKIITAVDIIKAISLGADSCYSARGMMFALGCIQALQCDSGRCPVGIATQDSNLYKGLDVADKRVRVANFHGNTLKSTIEVMEACGFASLQDIKPDKIFRRVEQGRTLNFEDIYFSRNLAPGKLAQNYVLN from the coding sequence ATGGCAACAAGTATCAATGTCAGGCGCACACTGTCGTACGTCTTTTTTGCAGGCTATTTACTTATACTTGCAGCATCCATTTTAAATCGCCAGATGCTTTGGCTACTGCTTTTGCTGGCTCCGCTGCACCTCGTGTATTTCTACAACGTGCGGCAGTCGCGGCACTCGCTGTTGCGTAATTATCCGCTGCTGGGCTACCTGCGCTACTTTTTCGAGAGCATCCGCCCTGAGTTCCGGCAGTATTTCTTTGAATCGGATCTGGATGGAAAGCCATTCAGCCGCCGGCAGCGCTCCATTGTATACCAGCGTGCCAAGAACCAGCGACAGACGGTTCCGTTTGGGATGCAGAGCAATAGCCAGGAGGTTGGCTATGAATGGATCGCGCATACGATGTTCCCCTCTCACGTAAAAGCCGAAAGCCTGCGCGTGACCATTGGGAGCAGCCGTTGCAAGCAGCCGTACAGCGCCAGCATTTATAATATTTCGGCCATGAGCTACGGCTCACTTAGCAAGACCGCTATTTCGGCGTTAAGCGCCGGTGCCAAATTGGGCGGCTTTGCCCACAACACAGGTGAGGGCGGCGTGAGCCCGTTCCATCTAGAGGGCGGCGGAGACCTGATCTGGCAGATAGGAACCGGCTATTTTGGGTGTCGCGATAAAAACGGTAATTTCTCAGAAGAACTGTTTAGGCTACAGGTGGTGCACCCGAGCATTAAAATGGTGGAGATAAAACTGTCGCAGGGGGCAAAGCCCGGACACGGCGGTATACTTCCGGCAGCCAAGAACACACCGGAAATTGCCGCTATCCGCAAAGTGGAGCCTTATACCACCGTTGCTTCCCCACCAGCGCATAATGCCTTTCAGGATCAGTTTACGCTGCTGCTTTACATTGAAAAACTGCGCGTACTATCAGATGGCAAACCGATAGGTATAAAGGTATGCATTGGCAATAAGCAGGAGTTTGAGCGCCTGTGCCAGGAAATGATGCACAACCGCATTTTCCCGGATTTCATCACCATAGACGGGGCAGAGGGAGGAACGGGCGCCGCACCACTCGAATTTACCGACAGCTTAGGTATGCCGCTGTACGATGCGCTGGCTTTTGTGCAGAACACGCTGCGCAAGTATGGCTTAAGGGAGGAGATCAAGCTGATTGCCGCCGGCAAAATCATCACGGCCGTAGATATTATAAAAGCCATTTCGTTGGGTGCCGACAGCTGTTACAGTGCCCGGGGCATGATGTTCGCGCTGGGCTGTATTCAGGCGCTGCAGTGCGACTCTGGCCGTTGCCCGGTGGGTATCGCTACGCAAGACAGCAACCTGTATAAAGGACTGGATGTGGCCGACAAGCGGGTGCGCGTGGCGAACTTCCATGGCAATACGCTGAAATCTACTATTGAGGTGATGGAAGCCTGCGGGTTTGCCTCGCTGCAGGATATCAAACCTGATAAGATTTTCAGAAGGGTGGAGCAGGGCAGAACATTAAATTTTGAAGACATCTACTTTTCCCGGAATCTTGCACCGGGCAAATTAGCACAAAACTATGTGCTGAATTAG